TTTTCGGTCGCGCCGGTAAAGGCGCCCTTCTCATGGCCGAAGAGGATGCTCTCGACGAGGTTATGCGGGATGGCCCCGCAGTTGACGGTAACGAAGGGCTTGCTCGCCCGGTCGCTTGCCGCCTGTATCGCCCGCGCCACCATCTCCTTGCCGACGCCGGATTCGCCCTCGAGCACGACCGGAATGTTCGACTGCGCGGCACGCCGCGCCAGATCGAGGACGCGGATCATCGCCGGGCTTGCCGAGACGATATCGTCGAAACCGATCGCGCCGCCACGCGGCCGGCGAGCGGTTTTGACCCTTCCGTCGCGGCTTGCCATCTTCAGCGCATTGCCGATGGCAATCGACAGCCGCTCCGGGGAGACCGGCTTGACGAGGAAATCGAAGGCACCCGCCTGCATCGCCTGCACGACCGTCTCGATGCCGCCCTGCCCTGTCTGGACGATGACCGGCGTATCGATACCCCTTTCGGCAAGCGCCTCGAGAAAGCCGTGGCCGTTCATCTCCGGCATCAGCAGATCGAGCAGGATGACATTGATCATGCCGCCCTTGCGCTCCAGGAGTTCGAGCCCGCTGCGCCCGTTGTCGGCGAGATGCGCGACATGGCCGAGCCGCTCGATCATGTTCGTCAGCAAACGGCGCTGCACCGGATCGTCATCGATGACAAGAATATGGGATGTCACGAAAGCCTCCTGCTTAGGACACGCGGTACTCTTTGGCCAGCCTCATGTGCCAAATCATGCCAGCCATTCGTGCCATAGAGGACTGAACATCGTGTTTTGAGAAATGCTTGCATTTTAGCCATTGCGGACGATAGCAATGCGCCCCATATCGCTTGCCTGCTCCAGGCAAAACGGGAGACCCGCCAATGACACTCGCTTCGCCCCTTCTCGCCGCCTTCGGTCCCTCCCCAGTGCGCGCGCCGGCGGTGCAGGCGGCGAGCGCAGTTGCCGACCTCGGCGATCTGCCCACCTGGCGGCTCGAGGATCTCTACGCCTCCGCCGGCTCCGACGAATTCCGCCGTGATCTCGCAAAGGCCGAAGCCGACGCGCTTGCCTTCGAGAACAGGTGGAAGGGCAATCTGGCAGACGCCGCCGCCAGGACGGGCGATCAAGGCATCGGCGCGGCCGTCAAGGAGTTCGAGGCGCTCGAGGACCTGATGGGCCGCATCGCCTCCTTCGCCGGCCTCACCTATTTCTCGGACACGTCCAATCCGGCGAACGGCAAGCTTTACGGCGACGTCCAATCGAAGCTCACCGATATATCGGCGCATCTGTTGTTCTTCTCGCTGGAGCTCAACCGGATCGACGACAAGGTAATCGACGCCACGCTCGAGGCGGACAGCCTTGCCGGCCATTACAAGCCGTGGATTCTCGACCTGCGCAAGGACAAGCCCTACCAACTCGACGACAGGCTGGAGCAGCTCTTCCTGGAAAAGTCGATGACCGGGGCGAACGCCTTCAACCGGCTGTTCGACGAGACGATCGCGTCGCTGACCTTCTCGGTCGACGGAGAAGCGCTGCCGCTCGAGGTGACGTTGAACCTCTTGCAGGATGCGTCCTCCGAAAACCGCAAGAAGGCGGCGATCGCGCTTGCCGAGACCTTCAAGGCGAATATCCGCACCTTCACACTGGTCACCAATACGCTCGCCAAGGACAAGGAAATTTCCGACCGCTGGCGTGGCTTCGAGGACATCGCCGACAGCCGCCATCTCGCCAACCGGGTCGAGCGCGAAGTGGTGGACGCGCTTGCCGCGGCGGTCAAGGACGCCTATCCGCGCCTCTCGCATCGCTACTATGGGCTGAAAGCCAAGTGGCTCGGCATGGAGCAGATGGAGTTCTGGGACCGCAACGCGCCCCTGCCGGAAACACCGAACGCGCTGATCCCCTGGGGCGAGGCGAAGGACACGGTCCTATCCGCCTATCACGGCTTCGCGCCGGAAATGGCATCGATCGCCCGGCGCTTCTTCGATGACCGCTGGATCGACGCACCCGTGCGGCCGGGCAAGGCGCCCGGCGCCTTCGCCCATCCGACGGTCCCCTCCGTGCATCCTTACGTGCTCGTCAATTACATGGGCAAACCGCGCGACGTGATGACGCTCGCCCATGAACTCGGGCATGGCGTCCACCAGGTGCTCGCCGGTGGGCAGGGCGCGCTGATGGCATCGACCCCGCTGACGCTCGCGGAAACCGCCTCGGTCTTCGGCGAGATGCTGACCTTCCGCGCCCTCCTCGACCGGACCAAGGACAAGCGCGAGCGCAAGGCCATGCTCGCCCAGAAGGTCGAGGACATGATCAACACGGTCGTGCGCCAGATCGCCTTCTACGAATTCGAACGCAAGGTCCATACGGCGCGCAAACAGGGCGAGTTGACCGCCGACGATCTCGGCGAACTGTGGCTGTCGGTGCAGCGCGAAAGCCTCGGGCCGGCCATCCGGATTTCGGAAGGCTATGAAACCTACTGGGCCTATATCCCGCATTTCATCCATTCACCCTTCTATGTCTATGCCTATGCCTTCGGCGATTGCCTGGTGAATTCGCTCTATGCCGTCTATCGGAACGCCGAGAGCGGCTTCCAGGAGAAATACTTCAACCTGCTGAAGGCCGGCGGGACCAAGCATCACTCCGAACTCCTTGCACCCTTCGGGCTCGATGCCGCCGATCCGTCGTTCTGGGCACAGGGCTTGTCGATGATTGAAGGGCTGATCGATGAACTGGAGGCGCTTGATAAGGCGTGATCCGCGCCCCGCGGAACGTTGACCGACTGACAGCGACCAGCCTCGATGATTGACCACGCGCCCTTTGTCCTCTTCCGGGACGACAGCGAAGACCGCACGACGGTGTTCGCTGAACCTTCGCGCATGATCACGGCGCGCACGCGGGCGGAGTTCCGACGCGGACTTTCAGAACTCGAGGCTGCCCGCCGCGCCGGCAAATGGCTCGCCGGCTACATGGCCTATGAGGCGGGGCATCTCTTCGAGGCAAAGCTCACCCCCTTTGCCGAGGAGCAGCGCGAGACGCCGCTGATGTCCTTCGGTGTCTTCGATGCACCGGCGGAAGGCCACGCGCTCGCCGAGCCACAGCGACGCGTCGAGAACGAGCCCTTCCTTTCCGAGCTCCGGGCCGGCTGGGATTTTCCGGCCTATCGCCAGCGTTTCGAACGGCTGCACCAGCACCTGCGCCAGGGTGATTGCTACCAGGCGAACCTGACGATGCCGATCCATGCGCGCTGGTCCGGCGATCCGCGCGCCGCCTTCTGGTCGCTGATCGAACGCCAGCCGGTCAAGTACGGCGCGCTGGTGGCGCTCGATGGACCCGTCCTGCTGTCGCGATCGCCCGAGCTCTTCTTCCACGTCGATACGGACGGCTGGATCGAGACGCACCCGATGAAAGGCACCGCACCGCGTGGCGCGACCGCCCAGGAGGATGCGGCGATCATCGCGGAGATGCGCGAGGACGAGAAGACACAGGCCGAAAACCGGATGATCGTCGACCTGTTGCGCAACGACATCTCCCGCATCACCGAAGTCGGCACGCTCACCGTGCCGAAGCTCTTCGAGATCGAGACCTATCCGACGGTCCACCAGATGGTGAGCCATGTGCGGGCCAGGCTCCTGCCGGATATTTCGGTCGCCGACATCTTCGCCGCCCTCTTCCCCTGCGGCTCGATTACCGGCGCGCCGAAGATGCGGGCCATGCAGATCCTGCACGAACTGGAATCCGGCCCCCGCGACGCCTATTGCGGGGCGATCGGCTTCATCGCGCCGGATGGCGTGATGCGCTTCAACGTGGCGATCCGGACGATTTCCCTGTTTCCCGACGGCCGCGCCATCTTCAATGTCGGCGGCGGCATCGTTTTCGATTCCAGGGCCGAAGCCGAATATGACGAATGCCTGCTGAAGGCCCGCTTCGCCGTCGGCGACGCCGGGATCGCCCGATGACGGATTTCTCGCTGATCGAGACCCTGCGCTATGAGCCCGACACCGGCTTCGTCCGCCTCAGACTGCACCTCGCACGGCTGACACGCTCCGCCCGCCGCCTCGGCTTCGCCGGCGCGGCGGCCGCCGCGGCGCGGCTGCAAGAGGCGGTTCGCGAGGCGGAAGGGCCTTTGCGCGTGCGGCTCACGCTCGACCGTCACGGCGCCGTTGCGGTCACCACCGCGCCGTTCACACCGCTACCGGCCGACGCGCTGTGGCGCATCCGGATCGCCTCCACCCGGCTCGATTCTTCCGACCGGCTGCTGCGGGTGAAGACGACGCGGCGCGGCGTTTACGATGCCGCACGCAGCGAGTTTTCCCCGGATCAGGCCGACGAAGTGATCCTGCTCAACGAGAGGGACGAGGTCTGCGAGGGCACGATAACCTCGATCTTCCTCGACGATGGCCATGGAGTGCTGAAGACGCCACCGATTTCCTGCGGCCTGCTCGCCGGCGTCCTCAGGACGGAACTCATCTGTCAGCGGCGCGCGCGGGTCGCGCGGCTGACGGCCGCCGACCTGCATGGTGGCCGCCTCTATGTCGGCAATTCCCTACGAGGTCTGATCCGGGCGGAACTCATGGTCTGAGCCGGGCAGGGTATAGCGCTTCACCCGGTCGCGGCCCTCGCGCTTCGCCAGATTGAGTGCCTGATTGGCGCGGGAATAGATGTCGCTGACCTTGTCGCCCTCGCGATACTCCGCAAGCCCGACCGAGCAGGTGTAGTAGAATTCCGGAATGTTCGACAGCGGCCTGGCGCCGCGCACCTTTTCCAGCAAGCGATCGAGGATGAGGTTCGACTCGCTGACCGTCGTGTCGGGCAGGATCAGCATGAAGGCCTCGCCACCGAGGCGGCCGAAGCAGTCGGAGCGACGGACGAAGCCCTGCATTTGACGCGCGAAATCGATCAGCACATCGTCGGCGCGCTGCGGACCATAGCGATCGTTGATCGCCTTGAAATAATCGATGTCGACGATCGCCACACAACCCCACATCTGCGGATTCTCGGCGCAGTTCTGGATGAATTCGGCGAGCTTACCGAGGGTATGGCGCCGATCGGGAACATGGGTCAGTTCCTCCACCGGCGTATCCCGCAAGGCGAAATCCCTGTCCTTCCGGTGCTTGCGCTCCTCCTCCCTTATGGCGGTCACGTCGACCGCCATCGAAAGCGTCCAGCCCTTTTCATCGATGGTCTCCGTCACCCACAGCGAGCGGCCGTCATGCAGTTCGGCCTCCGTCGTGCGGGACGGCACGGTGAGGCGCCGCTCGAGGGCCGTGCCGATCCAGGTATCGATGTCGTCGGTGCCGAGTATCATGCCCCGGCCCGCCGCGTGATTGCGGCGCACGATCTCTTCCCAGGTCGGCGACTCGTCGGCGCCGACATGATAGGTGGAACGGAATGCCGCATTGGCAAAGCGCAGCCGATCGTGCTGATCGTAGAGCGACATCAGCACGGGCGATCGGGCTTGCAAACCCATCAGGGCCTTGAGGTAATCACCGGTCATGGTTGGTCTGCTCCAGCTTGAACAAGAAATCAATCACGGCGCGAAGCGGACGGATCAGCTAAAGCTATAGCACGAAAAGCTTGTGGCAAGCCGTATAACATGTGAAACGAAGAGAAAATGATCAAGCCGCAGAATGTGCCAAAATCGCAGATGAAGCACACACCCTACGACGGCTCGTCGAAGCCCTTCACGATCGGGTTGACGCAACTCGACCCCGACCGATGGATTGAGCCGGACGAGGCGCTGGACTTCTATCTCTCGGAAAAGGCGCGGCTGCTGGCGGCAGATCGCGGCAGCGTCTTTGCGGCCGAGGCCGGAACGGAGATGGCCCAAACGGAGCTCCTCGATTTTCTGACCGACTATCTCCCGCACCGCTACCCGCAGGTCTACCGGCGCGAGAACGGTGCGATCATCGCCGGCAGCCGTCGTGTGGGGCTCGACGATGACGTCCCGCTCGTCACCGCCGGGTCGCTGATCCAGGACGATCTGGCGATCATGGAAAGCAAGGACGGCGAATGGCGCCTCACCGCCGGCTATGTCGCCTTTCCATCGTCCTGGTCTCTCGGCGAAAAGTTCGGCCGGTCGCTCGATGAGATCCACGCCCCGGTGCCGGGCTTCGAAGCGGGGAGCCGCAATGCGGAGCTGATCGCCCGCATGTTCGACAATCTCTCGCCGGCCCGCTTCGTCGAGCGATTCAATTGGGCGGTCAATGTCGGCGGCGCACTGCATCTACCCAAGTCGAAATCGGAAGGCATCGGCGCCGAGGCCGTCCGGCTGACCGAGGACGGCACCTTCATCCGGGTCGAAAGGCAGACGCTGCGCAAGTTGCCGCGAAGCGGCGCGATCGTCTTCACCATCCGCATCTATTCCGATCCGCTCGCCGCGCTCAGAAACCGACCCGACGCGGCCGCGCTTGCCCGTGCCTTCATCGAGCAGCTCAACGAATTGACCCTGCCGCAGGCGGCCTACAAGGGCCTGGCCAGCAAACGGGAGGCCCTGATCTCCGTCTTGCTATCGATAGCCGGTTAAGCAACATCACAAATCGCCGTTGACCCGACGGCCCTTTATTGTGACATGAAACTATGCTCTACAGCGCCGCGCAAGGGCAGCCGCGGCGGCTTTTCAGTTGAATCCGGCAGCCCCAGAGAAATCCCCAGGCGCGCTTTTCTGCGCGCATTCAAGCAGCACACAGAGACGTTTTGTCAGGAGAGACGCAAAAATGGCAGACACCAGCTACCCGGTCTATGGCGAGATTACCGGCCCGATCGTCATGATCGGCTTCGGTTCGATCGGCCACGGCACCTTGCCGCTGATCGAGCGCCACTTCAAATACGACAAGAGCCGGTTGATCGTGGTGGAGCCCCGTGAGGACGCCAAGGACACGGAGATCTTTGCGCGCCATGGCGTGCGCCACGTCCGCACCGCCGTGACCAAGGACAATTACAAGGAAGTTCTGAAGCCGCTCCTGACCGAAGGCGGCGGCCAGGGCTTCTGCGTCAACCTCTCGGTCGATACCTCTTCGCTCGACATCATCAAGCTCTGCCGCAAGCTCGACGTGCTTTATATCGACACGGTCGTCGAACCCTGGCTCGGCTTCTACTTCGACGCCGAAATGGACAACGCCGCCCGTACCAACTACGCGCTGCGTGAGACGATGCGCCGCGAAAAGGCCAAGAACCCGGGCGGCACCACGGCCGTTTCGACCTGCGGCGCCAATCCGGGCATGGTCTCCTGGTTCGTCAAGAAGGCGCTCCTCAACCTCGCCGACGATCTCGGCCTGAAATATGAGGAGCCGCACCAGGACGACCGCGAAGGCTGGGCAAAGCTGATGCGGAAAGCCGGCGTCAAGGGCATCCACATTGCCGAGCGCGACACCCAGCGCACCAAGCATCCGAAGCCGCTCAACGTCTTCTGGAACACCTGGTCGGTCGAGGGCTTCATCTCGGAAGGCTTGCAGCCGGCCGAGCTCGGCTGGGGCACCCATGAAACCTGGATGCCGAAGAACGCCAGGAAGCACAAGAAGGGCTGCAAGGCGGCGATCTATCTCGAACAGCCGGGCGCCAACACCCGGGTGCGTAGCTGGTGCCCGACGCCCGGTCCGCAATACGGCTTCCTCGTCACCCACAATGAATCGATCTCGATCGCCGACTTCTTCACCGTGCACGACAAGAATGGCGACGCCACCTATCGTCCGACCTGCCACTATGCCTACCATCCGGCCAACGACGCGGTGCTGTCGCTGCACGAGATGTTCGGCAACGGCGGAACATCGCAACCGGTGCACCACGTCCTGGACGAGACCGAACTCGAGGACGGCATCGACGAACTCGGCGTGCTCCTCTACGGCCACGACAAGAACGCCTATTGGTACGGCTCGCGCCTTTCGTTGGAAGAGACCCGCCGCATCGCCCCCTATCAGAACGCCACCGGTCTGCAGGTGACGAGCGCCGTTCTCGCCGGAATGGTCTGGGCGTTGGAGAACCCGAAGGCCGGCATCGTCGAAGCCGACGAGATGGACTACAAGCGCTGCCTCGAAGTGCAGCTTCCCTATCTCGGTCCGGTCGAGGGCCACTATACCGACTGGACGCCGCTCGACGGCCGTCCCGGCCTCTTCCCCGAAGACATCGACACCAAGGATGCTTGGCAGTTCAAGAACATCCTCGTCCGCTAAAGCGGGATGAGGAAAAGTGCGTGCGGTTTCCGCCCGCATCCCGCTCTAACCCGTTGGAATCGATCGCGCCCGGAGCTCGCCGCTCCGGGCGCCTCGACATGATTTTCGCGCCGCGCTCGTCGCTTCCTGCAATTGCCTGCAACCCACGATCGGGCCGCGAAATCGAAACTCCCCTGCGGCTTGGGTGCAACGCCCGGCGTACAAAGTCGCCCCAGAACGTTGCTCTGCTGCTCAATTTGCCGTCAAGCCGGTTCCGGCGGAGCGAAATATGCGGTAGAGCGGGGCGAGAAGAAGTCTGTAGCGGTTGCGGTTGCATCCCGCTTCAACTCGTGACGCGGGAGAAACGCCGATGAAGCCACTCGCCATAATGACCGTCCTGGCAACCGCCGCGGCGCTTGCATCATGCCAGTCGTCCCCCAGGGAAATCCGCCAGGCGCCACAGGCGCGGGCTGGCGGTGTGGAGGGATCCTGGGTCGATCCGAACGGCATCGTTTCCACCTTCGCCGCCGGCACGTTCTCGACGCGCACCACCGATAACAATCAGCTTCTCGCCTCCGGCACCTATGTGAATGTCAGCCCGACCCTCGTCGAGATCAACATGACCTCGCTGGTGCGCCAGACCCAATCCAGGGTCAACTGCGCGCTGGTGACGCCGACGCAGCTGAACTGCACGACGGATGCCGGCGCCCAGTTCTCGCTCGCCCGCCAGGGCTGAGCAGGATCAAAAGACAATACCTCTGCGAAGCCCCCAACCCGGGGGCTTCTTTGTTTCTGAATCCGGCTTAACCCTAGTTGGAATCCGGCAAAGGAGGGGCGCGTTTAGCGCTTGAAGTCCGGCGCGACTGATGAAAACATCCCGCCTGCTAAATCCACTCGGCCAGGAGAGGGTTTCCTTTCGGGGCTTGCAATCGGCTGAAGACGACAGGCAACAGGAGAACATCATGATCAGATACATGCGGACCGGTCTTCTCACCGCATCCCTTCTCGCCCTCTCATCGGGCGCCGCCTTCGCCGATTACGAATTGAACATCCTGCACATCAACGACCTGCATTCGCGCATCGAACCGATCAACAAGTTCGATTCGACCTGCTCGGCCGAGGAGGAAGGCAAGAACGAGTGCTTCGGCGGCGTCGCCCGGCTGAAGACGCTGATCGACCAGAAGCGCCAGGAGCTCACCGGCAAGAACGTGCTGCTGCTCAATGCCGGCGACAACTTTCAAGGGTCGCTCTTCTTCACCACCTACAGGGGCGCGGCGGAAGCGGAATTCCTCAACCTCATGAAGTTCGACGCGATGACCGTCGGCAACCATGAGTTCGACGAAGCCGAGGACGGGCTCGCCAGTTTCCTCGACAAGGTCACCTTCCCGGTCGTGACCGCCAACGTGTTGCCGAGCCACAAATCGAAGATCGGCGACCGGATCAAGCCGTCGATCGTGCTGGATGTCGGCGGCCAGAAGGTCGGCATCGTCGGTGCGGTCGCCAACGACACGCCGGAGCTTTCCTCGCCGGGGCCGGACATCCTGATCGGCGAGGACGTGGCAACGATCACCAGCGCGATCGAGGAATTGAAGAAACAGGGCGTCAACAAGATCGTTGCGCTGACCCATGTCGGCTATCCGCGCGACCTTGCGGCAATCGCCAAGATCCCGGATGTCGACGTCGTTGTCGGCGGCCATTCGCACAGCCTGCTCTCCAATACCGACGAGAAGGCCGAAGGCCCCTATCCGACGATGGTCGACAATCCCGGCGGCTACAAGGTGCCGGTGGTCCAGGCGGGCTCCTACAGCAAATATCTCGGCGATCTCGTCGTCACCTTCGACGACAGTGGCGTGGTCAAGGCGGCCAAGGGCGACCCGATCCTCGTCGACTCCAAGATCAAGCCGGATGAGGCAGTCGTCGCCCGCATCAAGGAGCTTGCCAAGCCGATCGAGGAGTTGAGGTCCAAGGTCGTCGCCAAGACGGAAGCGCCGATCGACGGATCGCGCGAGAACTGCCGGGCGAAGGAATGCGAGATGGGCAGTCTCGTCGCCGACGCCATGCTGGATCGCGTCAAGGGCCAGGGCGTGACGATCGCCATCACCAATGGTGGCGGCCTCAGGGCCTCGATCGACGCCGGCGACGTGACGATGGGCGAAGTGATCACCGTCCTGCCGTTCCAGAACACCGTCGCGACCTTCCAGTTGAAGGGCGCCGATATTCGTGCTGCTCTGGAGAACGGCGTCAGCCAGGTCGAGGAAGGCGGCGGGCGCTTCCCGCAGGTGGCCGGCCTCAAATTTTCCTTCGACCGTTCGAAGCCCGCCGGCAGCCGGCTGGTTTCGGTCGAAGTGAAGGAAGGGGACGCCTTCAAGCCGCTCGATCCGGAAAAGACCTATTCGCTCGTCAGCAACAACTTCATGCGCGGCGGTGGTGACGGCTACGCCGTCTTCAAGGCCAAGGGCGAGAACGCCTACGACTACGGCCCGGGCCTGGAAACGGTGCTGGCCGACTATCTCGCCGCGCATCAGCCGTTCAAGCCTTATACGGACGGCCGCATCGCGGAGGCCGCCGCTGCGGCGGGCGCCACGGCGACCGCGCCGGCTGCGGAAACCAAGCCGGCCGAGAGCGCTGCCGCAGCACCCGCTGCCCAGCCATCGGGCGAAACGGCAGCCGCCGCCGGCGGTCCGCAGAAGCACGTCATCGCCAGGGGCGACACGCTCTGGGATCTCGCCGAGTCCTTCTACGGCAACGGTGTCGAGTGGAAAAAGATCGCCGAAGCCAATGGCGACCCCGAGCCGCGGGCCCTGCATATCGGGCGGGAACTGGAGATTCCGGCGAAGTAAGACAATTTGCCTCTATGGCAAAAGCCGGCGCGGGCTTTCCCGCGCCGGCTTTTGTTTTTAGAAGGATTTGAAACTGGAGGCGTCTGAGGACATATAGGCGCCCATGAGGAAGACGATGACAGAAGTACTTGCCGAACCGACCGCCGCCGCTCACCCGCCCGTGAAATCCGGAAAGGTCGGTGTGCTGCTGGTCAATCTCGGCACGCCTGATGGCACCGACTACACCTCGATGCGTCGCTACCTCAAGGAGTTCCTGAGCGACAGGCGCGTCATCGAGTGGTCGCGCCTCTTCTGGTACCCGATCCTCTACGGCATCGTCCTCAACACGCGTCCGCAGAAGGTCGGCAAGGCCTATGAGCTGATCTGGAACAAGGAGCGGAATGAGAGCTGGCTGCGCACCTATACGCGCAACCAGGCCGCGTCGATGGCCGAGGCACTTGTCGATCATTCGCATCTCGTCGTCGATTGGGCGATGCGCTACGGCCAGCCGTCGATCACCTCGCGCATGGAGGCGCTGCAGAAACAGGGCTGCGAGCGCATTCTGGTGTTTCCACTCTATCCGCAGTATGCGGCGGCGACCACCGCGACGGTCAACGACAAGGCCTTCGAGGCGCTTCTCAAGATGCGCTGGCAGCCGGCACTGCGCACCGTGCCGCCCTATCACGACGACCCGGTCTATATCGATGCGCTCGCCGCCTCGATCGAGCACCATCTGGCAAAGCTCGACTGGCAGCCCGAGGTGGTTCTGGCCTCCTTCCACGGAATCCCGAAGAGCTATTTCGATCTCGGCGATCCCTATTACTGCCAGTGCCAGAAGACGGCGCGGCTGTTGCGCGAGAAGCTGGGCTGGACGAAGGAAAAGCTGCAGGTGACCTTCCAGTCGCGCTTCGGCCCGGAGGAATGGCTGCAACCCTATACGGACGCGACGGTCGAGAAGCTCGCCAAAGACGGCGTCAAGCGCATCGCCGTCATCAATCCGGGCTTCGTTTCCGACTGTCTGGAAACGCTCGAGGAAATCGCCGGCCAGGCAGCCGAAAGCTTCCATCACAATGGCGGCGAGAAATTCGCGCACATCCCCTGCCTGAACGACAGTCCCGAAGGCATGGCGGTGCTCAACCACGTGGTGCGCCGCGAGCTCGAAGGCTGGCTCTAATCTAGCGCGTTGCGGGCCAAGCTTCTTCTGAGATGCGAGCAAGGGCGGAATCATCGGCACCGAGCGATGATGATCGTGCCGTCCGGTTGCCTGTATCTGCAGTTGCCACGATTGTAGGACGGGGTTGTTGCAGTCCCGACCGCGGCGCCCACAAGAGCTCCGCCAGCCGCACCGGCGACCGTGCTCGTTGTGTTCCCACCGATAAGCTGGCCTGCCACAGCGCCAGTTCCAGCGCCCACCAGAGCGCCGGTCAAGCCGCGTTGATTCTGTTCTGTGGCGCAGCCGGCGGCAAGGGCGGCCGATATGGCGAGTGCGAAAGAGAGTGTCCTTCGAGTCATGGCAT
This DNA window, taken from Sinorhizobium fredii NGR234, encodes the following:
- a CDS encoding homospermidine synthase, with translation MADTSYPVYGEITGPIVMIGFGSIGHGTLPLIERHFKYDKSRLIVVEPREDAKDTEIFARHGVRHVRTAVTKDNYKEVLKPLLTEGGGQGFCVNLSVDTSSLDIIKLCRKLDVLYIDTVVEPWLGFYFDAEMDNAARTNYALRETMRREKAKNPGGTTAVSTCGANPGMVSWFVKKALLNLADDLGLKYEEPHQDDREGWAKLMRKAGVKGIHIAERDTQRTKHPKPLNVFWNTWSVEGFISEGLQPAELGWGTHETWMPKNARKHKKGCKAAIYLEQPGANTRVRSWCPTPGPQYGFLVTHNESISIADFFTVHDKNGDATYRPTCHYAYHPANDAVLSLHEMFGNGGTSQPVHHVLDETELEDGIDELGVLLYGHDKNAYWYGSRLSLEETRRIAPYQNATGLQVTSAVLAGMVWALENPKAGIVEADEMDYKRCLEVQLPYLGPVEGHYTDWTPLDGRPGLFPEDIDTKDAWQFKNILVR
- a CDS encoding aminotransferase class IV family protein, with the protein product MTDFSLIETLRYEPDTGFVRLRLHLARLTRSARRLGFAGAAAAAARLQEAVREAEGPLRVRLTLDRHGAVAVTTAPFTPLPADALWRIRIASTRLDSSDRLLRVKTTRRGVYDAARSEFSPDQADEVILLNERDEVCEGTITSIFLDDGHGVLKTPPISCGLLAGVLRTELICQRRARVARLTAADLHGGRLYVGNSLRGLIRAELMV
- a CDS encoding heme-dependent oxidative N-demethylase family protein, which translates into the protein MIKPQNVPKSQMKHTPYDGSSKPFTIGLTQLDPDRWIEPDEALDFYLSEKARLLAADRGSVFAAEAGTEMAQTELLDFLTDYLPHRYPQVYRRENGAIIAGSRRVGLDDDVPLVTAGSLIQDDLAIMESKDGEWRLTAGYVAFPSSWSLGEKFGRSLDEIHAPVPGFEAGSRNAELIARMFDNLSPARFVERFNWAVNVGGALHLPKSKSEGIGAEAVRLTEDGTFIRVERQTLRKLPRSGAIVFTIRIYSDPLAALRNRPDAAALARAFIEQLNELTLPQAAYKGLASKREALISVLLSIAG
- a CDS encoding M3 family oligoendopeptidase: MTLASPLLAAFGPSPVRAPAVQAASAVADLGDLPTWRLEDLYASAGSDEFRRDLAKAEADALAFENRWKGNLADAAARTGDQGIGAAVKEFEALEDLMGRIASFAGLTYFSDTSNPANGKLYGDVQSKLTDISAHLLFFSLELNRIDDKVIDATLEADSLAGHYKPWILDLRKDKPYQLDDRLEQLFLEKSMTGANAFNRLFDETIASLTFSVDGEALPLEVTLNLLQDASSENRKKAAIALAETFKANIRTFTLVTNTLAKDKEISDRWRGFEDIADSRHLANRVEREVVDALAAAVKDAYPRLSHRYYGLKAKWLGMEQMEFWDRNAPLPETPNALIPWGEAKDTVLSAYHGFAPEMASIARRFFDDRWIDAPVRPGKAPGAFAHPTVPSVHPYVLVNYMGKPRDVMTLAHELGHGVHQVLAGGQGALMASTPLTLAETASVFGEMLTFRALLDRTKDKRERKAMLAQKVEDMINTVVRQIAFYEFERKVHTARKQGELTADDLGELWLSVQRESLGPAIRISEGYETYWAYIPHFIHSPFYVYAYAFGDCLVNSLYAVYRNAESGFQEKYFNLLKAGGTKHHSELLAPFGLDAADPSFWAQGLSMIEGLIDELEALDKA
- a CDS encoding GGDEF domain-containing protein codes for the protein MTGDYLKALMGLQARSPVLMSLYDQHDRLRFANAAFRSTYHVGADESPTWEEIVRRNHAAGRGMILGTDDIDTWIGTALERRLTVPSRTTEAELHDGRSLWVTETIDEKGWTLSMAVDVTAIREEERKHRKDRDFALRDTPVEELTHVPDRRHTLGKLAEFIQNCAENPQMWGCVAIVDIDYFKAINDRYGPQRADDVLIDFARQMQGFVRRSDCFGRLGGEAFMLILPDTTVSESNLILDRLLEKVRGARPLSNIPEFYYTCSVGLAEYREGDKVSDIYSRANQALNLAKREGRDRVKRYTLPGSDHEFRPDQTS
- the omp10 gene encoding outer membrane lipoprotein Omp10, giving the protein MKPLAIMTVLATAAALASCQSSPREIRQAPQARAGGVEGSWVDPNGIVSTFAAGTFSTRTTDNNQLLASGTYVNVSPTLVEINMTSLVRQTQSRVNCALVTPTQLNCTTDAGAQFSLARQG
- a CDS encoding bifunctional metallophosphatase/5'-nucleotidase; this translates as MIRYMRTGLLTASLLALSSGAAFADYELNILHINDLHSRIEPINKFDSTCSAEEEGKNECFGGVARLKTLIDQKRQELTGKNVLLLNAGDNFQGSLFFTTYRGAAEAEFLNLMKFDAMTVGNHEFDEAEDGLASFLDKVTFPVVTANVLPSHKSKIGDRIKPSIVLDVGGQKVGIVGAVANDTPELSSPGPDILIGEDVATITSAIEELKKQGVNKIVALTHVGYPRDLAAIAKIPDVDVVVGGHSHSLLSNTDEKAEGPYPTMVDNPGGYKVPVVQAGSYSKYLGDLVVTFDDSGVVKAAKGDPILVDSKIKPDEAVVARIKELAKPIEELRSKVVAKTEAPIDGSRENCRAKECEMGSLVADAMLDRVKGQGVTIAITNGGGLRASIDAGDVTMGEVITVLPFQNTVATFQLKGADIRAALENGVSQVEEGGGRFPQVAGLKFSFDRSKPAGSRLVSVEVKEGDAFKPLDPEKTYSLVSNNFMRGGGDGYAVFKAKGENAYDYGPGLETVLADYLAAHQPFKPYTDGRIAEAAAAAGATATAPAAETKPAESAAAAPAAQPSGETAAAAGGPQKHVIARGDTLWDLAESFYGNGVEWKKIAEANGDPEPRALHIGRELEIPAK
- a CDS encoding aminodeoxychorismate synthase component I, with protein sequence MIDHAPFVLFRDDSEDRTTVFAEPSRMITARTRAEFRRGLSELEAARRAGKWLAGYMAYEAGHLFEAKLTPFAEEQRETPLMSFGVFDAPAEGHALAEPQRRVENEPFLSELRAGWDFPAYRQRFERLHQHLRQGDCYQANLTMPIHARWSGDPRAAFWSLIERQPVKYGALVALDGPVLLSRSPELFFHVDTDGWIETHPMKGTAPRGATAQEDAAIIAEMREDEKTQAENRMIVDLLRNDISRITEVGTLTVPKLFEIETYPTVHQMVSHVRARLLPDISVADIFAALFPCGSITGAPKMRAMQILHELESGPRDAYCGAIGFIAPDGVMRFNVAIRTISLFPDGRAIFNVGGGIVFDSRAEAEYDECLLKARFAVGDAGIAR